CCGACGCGCCCGTGCTCCGGTGCACGGCCTCGCCGGAGAGCAGCCGGTCCAGGCCGAAGTCGCCGATCCACGGCTCCATGTCGGCGCCGAGCAGGATGTTGCTCGGCTTCACGTTGCCGTGCACCCCCTTCTTCTCGTGGATGAACGCCAGcccgcgcgccacgccgcgcgcgaTCCGCAGCCGCGCCTCCAAGCTCAgctgcagcggcgacgacgccccGAACCGCCCTGCAAATCGCCCATCATCTTTCCATTAAAATTTCTAATCTCTACACCTCAGTTTTTGCTTAGTTTGCAAGTGAATTTAGTGCTTATAAAGTTGGTCTACTGTTCCTGCATAATCAATGCCAAATTACGAGCTATCTATCATTACCATTTGCCAGTACGATTAAGCTCTCAAGTACAGCACTGTAACTAAAGCTTAAAGGTGACATTATACCGTTGGAACCAGTTTGATCTTGCTTAACACTGTCACCCGTACGCTATCTGCTCAAATCAAATCCAGCTACGGATACATGACTACGAGTACAACTAATTGACCAAAAATTGCAATGTTTCGCAGATAATGAAATGGAAATTTTAAGCGAAATTGGAAGCGTTTGCTTACTGCTGAAGGCGATGTTGGCGAGGCTGCCATTGGTGGCGTAGTCATGGATGAGGAGCTTCTCGTCGGCGCCCCAGTAGAagccgcggaggcggaggatgtTCGGGTGGCGGAAGCGCGCCACGGCGCGGACCTGCGCCTCGAAGTCCTTGAgcttgtcggcgccgccgctctcgccgaTGCGGCGGACGGCGAGCGCCGTGCCGTCGGCGAGCACGGCCTTGTACACGATGCTCGACCCGGTGGCGCCGAGGATGTAGGCCGACGCCTTCAGCAGCGTCTCCATCtccagctcgccgtcgccgtcgacggtgaccagcgtcgccggcgccggcggcgccgccgccgcctgatgATGAGGGTGGTCGTGCTTCTTGCTGTGATGCTGCGGCGTGCTCCGGCCGATGAAGCTCATGCTCCGCTTCTtgaggtcgccgtcgtcgtcgtcgtcggaggtcTCCGCCCCCGACGACGCCGAGCAGTCGGAGCTCTCGTCCGAGCTGTCGTTCTTGCGGCCAATGCAGCAGCCTGTGGACGTCGACGCCTTCTCTTCTCTGGCTCCGGCGATGTCGAGCGTCTTGACGTCGCCGATTGCTCGGTTGCTCTTGTGCTGCAGCGGCGaatcctgctgctgctgatgatgatggtgccgccgctgccgcctcttCTTCCTGATGTGGTAGATGTACAGGAACAGCATGAAGAGGAgcccgacgccggcgaggtcgccggcgacgatggcgaggaTCGCCGCGGGGCGGAGCTTCTCCTGCCCGCGCGGCGCCTGCGCCTGGGCTCCCGGAGATGGGCGGGTCGGGTTCTTGGGGATGGCCGcgaacgccggcggcgagtcggTGGCGTTCGGCGGGTTCGACAGCGACGACGGGATCGAGCACATCTTCTTCAGCGGCGGCCCGCACAGCTCCGGGTTGCCCtcgtacgccgccgccggctgcacgGCGAACGGGCCGGCCTGCGGCACCGTGCCGGTGAAGTTGTTGTGCGACAGATCGACCGTCGAGTTCGCCGGCACGACGGCGGACAGCTCGGTGGGTAGCGCGCCGGTGAGCTTGTTCGACGAGATGTTCAGGAATCGTAGCCGGCTCCCGCCGAAGTCGGACGGGAGGGAGCCATTGAAGTAGTTGGCGCTCAAGTCGACGACCTCCAAGGCGGCGAGCCCGCCGAtggggagctcgccggcgaggtaGTTGTTGGCGAGGCCAAGCACGGCGAGGCTCGGGAGCCTGCAGAGAGCGGGCGGAAGGCGCCCGGCGAGCGCGTTGTTCGACAGGTTGAGCTCCTGGAGGCTGCGCGAGTAGGGCACGGAGCCGCCGTCGGGGAGCACGCCGGAGATGTCATTGTCGGCGAGCGAGAGCACCCGGAGCTCGGTCGCGTTGAGCAGCGTCGGCGGCAAGCTGCCGTTGAGGCTGTTCCCGGAGAGGTCGAGGTGGCGGAGGTGCTCGACGCGGCCCAGCTCGGGCGGCAGCGACCCGGACAGCTGCGCGTTGGGCAGCACGAGGCTGATGACCCGcgacaccgtcgccgccgccgccagcgacgcGTTGACGCcgagcccggccgccgccgccgccgtgccgttcGACGGCACGGGGACAGCGGCGCTCGAGTtgcccccctccgccgccgccaccccggtGACATTGgccgtccacgccgccgcggcgtcggcctGCGGGAAGCCGTTGCAGACGACGCCGTTCCACGCGCACGGCGACTCGTCGGCGTACCCCCACCCGGCGAGCGCGCCGAGCGGGTCGGCGGTGACCGCGTACTTGAACGACAGCAGCAGCACCCCGTCCGCGTTCAGCCCGCACGCGCCACGGCACATCACCACCAAAACCCAAAACACCACCACCCACCtcccctccatcgccgccgccgccgctgttacCTCTACtcagccgtcgtcgccggcgacatgAAGGAACCGAGGCGAGTTGacaatggagagggaggagatggagaggagCAGGGTGAGGTTGGCAATGGCGATGGCAATGGCATGTGCGGGGGAATAAAGAAGGGGGAGTGCAgggtgggtggtggtggcgttGAGGATGAGACGAGACGACGAGGGGAGGGCCGTGAAAACGGCGAGGAAACGGTGGGGTTTTGTGTTGTGTGGGTGTGGGGGGAGGGCGGCCGCTATAAATTTTCGAGTTTTTTGGGCAGCGGACGGACGGGACAGTGTCGTTATCGCGAAGCTGTGCAGTGCGACGCTATGCGATGCGGGGCTACGTGATGCAGAAGCGGTAGgtactactcctactactcCCTGGCCTCTATCTCatagcatctccaacagtctctctaAATTAGACTTTCCAAACACCCATATGGTAGATGATCACTTCAACAGACTCTCATCCTCTCTAAAATAACAACGGATCCACATGTTAGTCTccactcctctccttcccccctctctccttcttccttctttttctttttctctttccttcctTCTCATCGTTGACGCTCGCGGAGAGACGGCACGGAGGGGCAGTGTCGGCAAAGGACGACGACGGTGGAGGGGCGGCCCCGGCAGCGTTCGACGGTGGCGTCGGCAAAGCAGGGGCGGCGCCGTGGAGGAGCGGCGCGgaggggcggcgtcggcggcgtggaGGGGCGGCGCGGAGAGGTGGTGCGGAGGGGCGGTGGGGCGGAGCCGGCGGACGGGCGGTGGCACGAAGCAGTGAAGGTGCGGCGCCGTCGTTCATctgacgagagagagagaggggaaaatgggTGGGACCCATGATTTGGCTAGACTATTTTGGCCGGCCGAATTTGGCCAGTGGGAGGAGTAGTTTGGCCAGCCGGATGGCTTGGCCATTGGTTGGCTAGTCTGCTGGAGCACGATTTTGCTtcaaaattaccaaaatttaacTTGGAGAGTTGAATAAGAAggttgttggagatgctcttaagtgcttttttttcaaacgtttgaccatctactttatttaaaaattttattaaaaaataagttataCATAAAGTAATAgttatgttttatcatcaaataagaatgaaattattaattataaaaaaataaataaaacggATGGTCAAATGTTAGATACGAGAACCCGTAAAGAAGAGAAGGGAGTACTACTACTCTCTTTttaaaaagacaaatctataatTGATATATCCTGATATAATGAATCTTGATTTAGGATAtgtttagttccctttaaacttctaaaaattTCGTCACATTTAATgattggacacatgtatggagcattaaatgtggacggaaaaaaccaattgcacagtttgcatgtaaattgtgagacaaatcttttaagtctaattatgccatgatttgataatgtggtgctacagtaaacatttgctaatgacggattaattaggcttaataaattcgtcacGCAGTTTACatgcagaatctgtaatttattttgttattagtctacgtttaatactttaaatgtgtgtccgtatatttaaaaaaaatagccaaagagctaaacacggccttattttttcttttttgacggATGGATTACTCAGATGATGAgatggatgatgatgatgatttgtACGAAAAGATGTTTTGTTTACCCGTGTCAATGGATGTGTGTGTTGCGTTGTGGATGGCATCGTAAAGCGTGACGTTGAGGGGCAACCtgctggatggatggatcgattgGTGATGAACTGATGGTGCGTGATTTTGTTGGGCAGCTACTTAGGAGTTGTTTAGGTATGTTGAGGGGACGAAGAAAATCCAACAAATACGGTTAACAAACACCTTATTTTAAGAAACATCATtgatatatacttcctccgtttcgaaatgtttgacaccgttgactttttaacacatgtttgaccgttcgtcttattcaaaaacttttatgaaatatgtaaaattatatgcctacataaaaatatatttaacaataaatcaaatgatagaaaaagaattaataattacttaaattttttgaataagacgaacggtcaaacatgtgctaaaaagtcaacggcgtcaaacatttcaaaacggagggagtataacttttaaaaaattataacgTACGAGGGAGCCTGTTCGGTAAATATTATCATCGTTAGGATCGCATCCATTCCTCGATTATATTTTAGTGGAGGGTTGGATGAAACCCT
The Oryza sativa Japonica Group chromosome 6, ASM3414082v1 DNA segment above includes these coding regions:
- the LOC4341615 gene encoding probable LRR receptor-like serine/threonine-protein kinase At4g37250, encoding MEGRWVVVFWVLVVMCRGACGLNADGVLLLSFKYAVTADPLGALAGWGYADESPCAWNGVVCNGFPQADAAAAWTANVTGVAAAEGGNSSAAVPVPSNGTAAAAAGLGVNASLAAAATVSRVISLVLPNAQLSGSLPPELGRVEHLRHLDLSGNSLNGSLPPTLLNATELRVLSLADNDISGVLPDGGSVPYSRSLQELNLSNNALAGRLPPALCRLPSLAVLGLANNYLAGELPIGGLAALEVVDLSANYFNGSLPSDFGGSRLRFLNISSNKLTGALPTELSAVVPANSTVDLSHNNFTGTVPQAGPFAVQPAAAYEGNPELCGPPLKKMCSIPSSLSNPPNATDSPPAFAAIPKNPTRPSPGAQAQAPRGQEKLRPAAILAIVAGDLAGVGLLFMLFLYIYHIRKKRRQRRHHHHQQQQDSPLQHKSNRAIGDVKTLDIAGAREEKASTSTGCCIGRKNDSSDESSDCSASSGAETSDDDDDGDLKKRSMSFIGRSTPQHHSKKHDHPHHQAAAAPPAPATLVTVDGDGELEMETLLKASAYILGATGSSIVYKAVLADGTALAVRRIGESGGADKLKDFEAQVRAVARFRHPNILRLRGFYWGADEKLLIHDYATNGSLANIAFSRRFGASSPLQLSLEARLRIARGVARGLAFIHEKKGVHGNVKPSNILLGADMEPWIGDFGLDRLLSGEAVHRSTGASARLFGSKRSMHSTSSLPDLSQMPGAGASPCGSSSAATSAAAAAAPPPYQAPECLKNLRPNTKWDVYSFGMVLLELLSGRVYSEVELCQWHAGFVVEERSRLLRMADPTLRGEADGREDALLACFKLAFACCAMAPGKRPAMRDAVLVLDRIPCSSSSASTTTTTTAAAAIP